GCGATCTTCTGCATCCTGGCGCTGCGTGACCAGATCTGCCCGCCGACGATCAACCTGGACAATCCGGCGCGCGAGACTCCGGTCGATCTGGCCGCCAATGCCGCCGTGCGCCGCAAGGTGGATTACGTGCTGTCGAACAGCTTCGGCTTCGGCGGCACCAACGCCAGCCTGGTGATGGGGCGGGTCCGGGAATGATCTGGCGCCATATCGCGTCGAATTTCCTGACGCTGCTGATCGTGATCCTGATCGCGGTCGCGGCGGCGATCGCTTGGGCCAAGCATCAATACGTGGCCCCGGGCCCCAGCGCCACCGCCGCCTGCGTGCGGGTGGCGCCGGGCGCCAGCCTGAGCGCGGTCAGCGAGCAGCTGGCCGATCAGGGCGTGGTCTCGAACGCCTATATCTTTCGGGCGGGCGCGGATTACGCCGGGAAATCGCGCGATCTGAAGTTCGGCAGCTATCTGGTGCCGCCGAAAAGCAGCATGGAGCAGGTGGTGGCGGTCATCACCGCCGGCGGGCCTTCGACCTGCGGCACCGAGGTGGTCTATCGCATCGGCGTGCGCGAGAATTCGGTCATCCTGCGCGACATCGACAGCGAGACCGGGCTGATGGCCGAGCAGGCGAAATACAACCCGGCGACCGAGCCCGCGCCGCAGGTGCTGGCCGATGCCGAGGCCCGCGCGGATTCGCGGCTGCGCATCAGCGTCGCCGAGGGCGTGACCAGCTGGCAGGTGGTCGAAGGGCTGAAGCAGGCCGGCTTCATGGATGGCACGGTGGCGAAGCTGCCGGCCGAGGGCAGCCTCGCCCCCGATACCTATGACGTGCAGAAGGGCGCCGACCGCGCCGCGCTGATCGCCGAGATGGAGAAGCGCCAAGCGGCGAGCCTGGCCGCGGCCTGGGAGAAGCGGGCCGAGGGGCTGCCCTATCAGACGCCCGAGGAGGCGCTGATCATGGCCTCGATCGTCGAGAAGGAGACGGCGGTGCCGGATGAGCGCCGCGTGGTGGCCAGCGTCTTCGTCAACCGGATGCGGCAGGGCATGCGGCTGGAGACCGACCCCACGGTGATCTATGGCATCACCAAGGGCGAGGGCGTGCTGGACCGCGGCATCCGCGGGTCCGAGCTGCGCCGGCGCACGCCCTACAACACCTATCAGATCGAGGGCCTGCCGCCGACGCCCATCGCCAACCCCGGCAAGGCCTCGATCGAGGCGGCACTGAATCCCGAGGCGACGGATTACCTGTTCTTCGTGGCCGATGGCTCGGGCGGGCACGCCTTTGCCCGCACGCTGGAGGAGCACAACCAGAACGTGAAGCGCTGGCGCGAGATCGAGCGGCAGCGCGGCCAGGCGATGTCTCCGGTCCAGGGCGACTGACCCCGGCCTTTGACAAGCGCGCGGCCGCGGGGCACCATCTGCGTCATTCCCTGTGACGGAGATGGTGCGATGAAACTGTCCGATCTTTTGTCCGGCCTGGCCGAGAATGCCCGCGGCTTCGAGACGCGGGTCAAGAAATGGCAGGAGGAGATGGAGGCCAAGGGCGACGGCCTGATGGCCAGTGCCCGGCGCTGGCAGGAGAATGCCAAGACCCGGCAGGAGAATGCCAAGACCCGGCAGGAGGATCTGAACAAGCAGATCCAGGGCTATCTGGACGATGCGAGCGAGAATGTCCGCTCGCAATGGGGCCAGATGCAGGAAGGCTGGGACGAGCAGGTCGCCAAGACCCGCGCCAAGGCCGAGGAGCTGCGCGCCAAGGCCGAATCCATGCAGGCCGAGGATTATGCCGACTGGTCCGAAGCCTATGCCGCGACCATGGTAAGCTATGCCCAGCAGATGCAGGACGAGGCCAGCACCGCCGTCGCCGCCGCCGCCGAGGCGCGCGCCAAGGCCGAGGCGCTGAAGAAATCCGGCTGATGCGGGGGCGATTCCCGAGCGATTCCGCCCGGTTTTCGGCCGCTGTTGCGCGGGTCGTGCGCTGGTGTTGCGCGGGTTAGTTCATTGTTTTTCAACGGGGATTAACGGGTGGTTGATCAACCCCTGGTTTTGCGTTGACTCACCGAACGCCCTAAAGTAGAACTTATCCATGCTGGGAGAAATGGGCAAGCGGCCGGGTCGGGCGACCTGAGGCCGCTTTTTTCATGTCTCGCTCGTGCGGACAGGCACACGAGG
This portion of the Paracoccus sp. N5 genome encodes:
- the mltG gene encoding endolytic transglycosylase MltG, with translation MIWRHIASNFLTLLIVILIAVAAAIAWAKHQYVAPGPSATAACVRVAPGASLSAVSEQLADQGVVSNAYIFRAGADYAGKSRDLKFGSYLVPPKSSMEQVVAVITAGGPSTCGTEVVYRIGVRENSVILRDIDSETGLMAEQAKYNPATEPAPQVLADAEARADSRLRISVAEGVTSWQVVEGLKQAGFMDGTVAKLPAEGSLAPDTYDVQKGADRAALIAEMEKRQAASLAAAWEKRAEGLPYQTPEEALIMASIVEKETAVPDERRVVASVFVNRMRQGMRLETDPTVIYGITKGEGVLDRGIRGSELRRRTPYNTYQIEGLPPTPIANPGKASIEAALNPEATDYLFFVADGSGGHAFARTLEEHNQNVKRWREIERQRGQAMSPVQGD